Genomic segment of Hymenobacter aquaticus:
TTCCGGCCCGGCTGCGGCCGGCAGCGCCGTTCGGTTTACTTTGCATTCCTTCACTTCCGCGCCCCGCGCATTTTTTTTCGCCCGATGATTTCTGTTGACGAAGCCACGCGCCAGGTGCTGGCCACGGCCCGCGCCCTGCCCCCCGAAACCGTTCCGCTCCCGCTAGCCGTGGGCCGGGTGCTGCTCGAGCCGCTCTACGCCGACCGCGACTTTCCGCCCTTTCACCGGGTGGCTATGGATGGCATTGCGCTGGCTTTTAAAGCAGTAGCCGCCGGACAAACCGCCTTTCCCATTGCCGCTACCCAGCTGGCCGGCATGCCGCCCCAGCCCCTGCTCGACGAACACGCAGCCGTGGAAATCATGACCGGGGCCGCCCTGCCGCCCGGCACCGATACGGTGGTGCGCTACGAAGACCTGGAGTTTCAGGAGGTGAACGGCCGGCGCGTGGCCGCCCTGCTGGTGCCGCCGCCCGCCGCCGGCCACAACATTCACCACCAGGCCGCCGACCGGCAGCAGGGCGACCTGCTGCTGCCCGCCGGCACCCGGCTGAGCCCGGCCGAAATTGCGGTGGCGGCCACCATCGGGGCCGCGACGCTACGCGTGGCGCGGCCGTTGCGGGTGGCCGTCGTCAGCACCGGCGATGAGCTGGTGGAGCTGGAGCAAATCCCCTTGGCCCACCAGATCCGACGCTCCAACGCTTATATGGTGCAGGCCGCCTTGCAGCAGGCCGGGGCCGAGAGCGACGCTTTTCACTTCAACGACGACCAGCAGGCTCTGCGCCAGGGGCTGCCGCCGCTGCTGGCCGCCTACGACGCGCTGGTGCTGAGCGGGGGCGTCTCG
This window contains:
- a CDS encoding molybdopterin molybdotransferase MoeA, yielding MISVDEATRQVLATARALPPETVPLPLAVGRVLLEPLYADRDFPPFHRVAMDGIALAFKAVAAGQTAFPIAATQLAGMPPQPLLDEHAAVEIMTGAALPPGTDTVVRYEDLEFQEVNGRRVAALLVPPPAAGHNIHHQAADRQQGDLLLPAGTRLSPAEIAVAATIGAATLRVARPLRVAVVSTGDELVELEQIPLAHQIRRSNAYMVQAALQQAGAESDAFHFNDDQQALRQGLPPLLAAYDALVLSGGVSKGQADFLPAMLQELGVTQLFHEVHQRPGKPFWFGEKADGAVVFALPGNPVSTFVNFYQYVLPWLRRCQQPHGQPQKLTALLATDFSFAPRIAYFLPVRLETAPYGHLLAHPQAIGGSGDLASLLHCDGFLRLPPEPTEFKAGDAFPLVRFR